A region from the Simiduia sp. 21SJ11W-1 genome encodes:
- the dtd gene encoding D-aminoacyl-tRNA deacylase — protein sequence MRALIQRVTHARVDIEGHTVGAIDQGLLVLLGVQRGDTEAVADKLLDKLLAYRVFSDTEGKMNLSVQDVQGGVLLVSQFTLAADTQKGLRPGFSNACPPAEARALFDYTQARLESLHAQVAFGRFGADMQVSLTNDGPVTFLLEMNAQ from the coding sequence GTGCGGGCGTTAATTCAGCGAGTAACCCATGCAAGGGTAGATATCGAAGGCCACACAGTGGGCGCCATTGATCAGGGCTTACTGGTTTTGCTGGGGGTGCAGCGTGGCGACACCGAAGCGGTGGCCGATAAATTACTGGATAAGCTCCTTGCCTACCGCGTGTTCTCCGACACTGAAGGCAAGATGAACTTGAGTGTGCAAGACGTACAGGGTGGTGTGCTGTTGGTATCGCAATTTACCTTGGCGGCCGATACCCAAAAAGGGCTGCGGCCGGGGTTTTCCAATGCCTGCCCGCCGGCAGAAGCCCGGGCGCTGTTCGATTACACGCAGGCCCGGCTCGAAAGCCTGCACGCCCAGGTGGCTTTCGGGCGCTTTGGTGCCGACATGCAGGTGAGCCTCACCAACGATGGCCCTGTGACCTTTTTGCTAGAGATGAACGCCCAGTGA
- the tatA gene encoding twin-arginine translocase TatA/TatE family subunit, which translates to MGLGGISIWQLLIILVIVILLFGTKRLKGLGSDIGDAIKGFRKAVSDEDKAKENVDKEPPAPLEQSAASKAEAAKTGEPSKSETK; encoded by the coding sequence ATGGGACTCGGCGGCATTAGCATCTGGCAACTTCTGATTATTCTTGTCATTGTCATTTTACTGTTTGGCACCAAGCGCCTGAAAGGCCTTGGTAGCGACATTGGCGATGCCATTAAAGGCTTCCGCAAAGCGGTAAGTGACGAAGACAAAGCCAAAGAAAACGTAGATAAAGAACCCCCGGCGCCACTGGAACAAAGCGCGGCTTCAAAAGCCGAAGCGGCCAAAACCGGCGAGCCTTCAAAATCTGAAACCAAGTAA
- a CDS encoding helix-turn-helix domain-containing protein, with protein sequence MILRKLRLQRGWSQEQLADMAGVTVRTIQRLERGHKPGLETAKSLAAVFEVEFSIFLSEERPMTSDQSVDKPANQANSKADLEEDLAVEYIKGVKEFFSHLLMYVIFCAVFLFLDDEYSSTLLWGFFGWGVGVLFHGLSAFEVIRFGTADWERKLVEWRLGRKW encoded by the coding sequence ATGATTTTACGTAAGCTCAGGTTACAGCGCGGCTGGTCGCAAGAGCAGCTGGCAGACATGGCGGGTGTCACAGTGCGCACCATTCAGCGGCTGGAGCGCGGCCACAAGCCCGGGCTTGAAACGGCAAAATCACTGGCTGCGGTGTTTGAGGTGGAATTTTCCATTTTTCTCAGCGAGGAACGCCCAATGACAAGTGATCAATCAGTAGACAAGCCCGCAAATCAAGCCAACAGCAAGGCAGATCTGGAGGAAGATCTGGCCGTTGAATACATCAAGGGTGTAAAAGAATTCTTCAGCCACCTGCTAATGTACGTAATTTTTTGTGCCGTCTTTCTGTTTTTGGATGATGAATACTCAAGCACTCTGTTGTGGGGTTTCTTCGGCTGGGGTGTGGGGGTGCTTTTTCATGGCTTGAGCGCTTTCGAGGTTATCCGCTTTGGCACAGCCGATTGGGAGCGCAAGCTGGTGGAGTGGCGTTTAGGGCGTAAGTGGTAA
- a CDS encoding LysR family transcriptional regulator, translating into MNIDQLARLDLNLLVTLHLLLEERQVSRVAERLHLTQSTVSKALGRLRQALDDPLFTRSPQGLTPTPKALAMAEPLAHWLRGADKLLLPQGFDSRHYQGQFRLALGEYLGVAIMPTLVSRLALEAPGVRLSAAAHEANPLKQLADGELDFAVQLQRQHYGPGFEVTSLGAMQPCLLMRSDHPLTEQATVQWEGFVRYPQVRLLVGDFRKLQFWQQDARLAEYERQLHFVLETSHLMTAIEVLLRTDAIMLGPPLLAVSPQLRQLLAARQIPSADAEPLNTLMRYVLVQHQRTAGSGPHSWLRSQLLGACAELKFR; encoded by the coding sequence ATGAATATTGATCAACTGGCCCGGCTAGACCTGAACCTATTGGTCACTCTGCACCTGCTGCTTGAAGAGCGGCAAGTCTCGCGGGTGGCCGAGCGGTTGCACCTTACCCAGTCTACCGTGAGCAAGGCCTTGGGCCGGCTGCGTCAAGCGCTGGACGATCCGCTATTTACCCGCAGCCCCCAGGGCCTAACGCCCACCCCCAAAGCCCTTGCAATGGCAGAGCCACTGGCCCACTGGCTGCGCGGAGCCGATAAACTACTGCTGCCCCAAGGCTTCGACAGCCGCCACTACCAGGGCCAGTTCCGCTTGGCGCTGGGTGAATACCTGGGCGTGGCCATTATGCCAACACTGGTATCGCGGCTTGCCCTTGAAGCGCCGGGGGTACGCCTGAGTGCGGCCGCCCACGAGGCCAACCCGCTCAAGCAACTGGCCGATGGCGAGCTGGATTTTGCCGTGCAACTGCAACGCCAGCACTATGGGCCGGGTTTTGAGGTTACGAGCCTTGGCGCCATGCAACCTTGCTTGCTGATGCGTAGTGATCACCCACTTACCGAGCAGGCCACAGTGCAATGGGAGGGCTTTGTGCGCTACCCGCAGGTGCGCTTGCTGGTGGGCGATTTTCGCAAGCTGCAATTCTGGCAACAGGATGCGCGCCTGGCCGAGTACGAGCGCCAATTGCACTTTGTGCTGGAAACCAGCCACCTGATGACCGCCATTGAAGTTTTACTGCGTACCGATGCCATCATGCTGGGCCCGCCGCTGCTGGCCGTAAGCCCGCAGCTGCGCCAATTGCTGGCGGCGCGCCAGATTCCCAGCGCCGATGCCGAGCCGCTCAACACCCTCATGCGCTACGTGCTGGTGCAACATCAACGCACCGCGGGTTCCGGCCCGCACAGCTGGCTACGCAGCCAACTGCTCGGCGCCTGCGCCGAGCTTAAATTCCGCTAG
- a CDS encoding PEP-CTERM sorting domain-containing protein, with protein sequence MKSPFKIAALALLLGAPLSASASLLNVWGSDWNQMTVTAGNGDGVIAPGVGGQPFDVEFLMYKFDASSNTLHVGLQTGFDIIDADNNGYRYGNKDYFNGDLALSFDGDDSQYEYALDFGNLTKGYYGTNLGTDAAGLYAVTSWSNDVYTGHGVSNPFAMASGNLLIAANGSNFTESYAMGADGKKSFYNMFSFNIGAIGLMSDFTMDAHWTMSCGNDWLDARADIKVPEPAPFALLGLGLLGLAAMRKRKA encoded by the coding sequence ATGAAATCACCTTTTAAAATTGCCGCTCTTGCTCTGCTGTTGGGCGCACCACTGTCTGCCTCTGCAAGCCTGCTCAACGTATGGGGTTCAGACTGGAACCAGATGACCGTAACCGCCGGCAACGGCGACGGCGTTATCGCCCCTGGCGTGGGCGGCCAGCCTTTTGATGTTGAATTTTTGATGTACAAGTTCGACGCCAGCAGCAACACGCTGCACGTGGGCCTGCAAACGGGCTTTGACATCATAGATGCCGACAACAACGGCTACCGCTACGGCAACAAAGACTACTTCAACGGCGACCTGGCCCTGTCTTTTGATGGCGACGACAGCCAATACGAGTACGCACTGGATTTCGGCAATCTCACCAAGGGCTACTATGGCACTAACCTCGGCACAGATGCCGCAGGCCTGTACGCGGTAACGAGCTGGAGCAACGATGTATACACAGGCCACGGCGTGTCCAACCCCTTTGCCATGGCCAGTGGCAACCTGTTGATTGCCGCCAATGGCAGCAACTTCACGGAAAGTTATGCAATGGGCGCAGACGGTAAGAAATCCTTCTACAACATGTTCAGTTTCAACATTGGTGCCATTGGCTTGATGAGCGATTTCACCATGGACGCCCACTGGACCATGTCGTGTGGCAACGATTGGCTGGATGCGCGTGCAGACATCAAAGTACCCGAGCCCGCCCCCTTTGCCCTGCTGGGCTTGGGCTTGTTAGGTTTGGCGGCCATGCGCAAGCGCAAGGCCTGA
- the tatC gene encoding twin-arginine translocase subunit TatC: MTDQPLPLVQHLIELRDRLLRMLLAVLVVFLSLFYFANDIYTFVAAPLEKFLPPNASMIATDVTSPFFTPFKLTLFAAVVVAIPYLLYQLWGFVAPALYKHEKRFALPLLCASVSLFYAGMAFAYYVVFPLVFGFFTSVGPENVTVMTDISLYLNFVLKLFFAFGMAFQIPVATVLLISMGIASSESLASKRPYIVVTCFIIGMLLTPPDIISQSLLAVPMWLLFESGVLVGRVIERNRPDET; this comes from the coding sequence ATGACAGATCAACCCCTGCCGCTGGTTCAACACCTGATTGAATTACGCGACCGCCTGCTGCGCATGCTGCTGGCAGTACTGGTGGTATTTTTATCGCTGTTTTATTTCGCCAACGACATCTACACCTTTGTAGCCGCACCGCTGGAAAAGTTTTTGCCGCCCAACGCCAGCATGATTGCCACCGATGTCACCTCACCGTTTTTTACACCCTTTAAACTCACGCTGTTTGCCGCGGTGGTGGTAGCCATACCCTACTTGTTGTATCAGCTGTGGGGCTTTGTGGCACCGGCTTTGTACAAGCATGAAAAACGCTTCGCGCTGCCCTTGCTGTGTGCAAGCGTCTCATTATTTTATGCGGGCATGGCATTTGCCTACTATGTGGTATTTCCGCTGGTGTTTGGGTTTTTCACCAGCGTAGGGCCTGAAAATGTCACGGTTATGACAGACATCAGCCTGTATTTGAATTTTGTATTAAAACTGTTTTTTGCCTTCGGCATGGCCTTTCAGATTCCCGTGGCCACCGTATTGTTAATTTCCATGGGCATTGCCAGTAGCGAGAGCCTGGCCAGTAAGCGGCCCTATATTGTTGTCACCTGTTTCATCATTGGCATGCTATTAACGCCACCGGATATTATTTCCCAGTCGCTGTTGGCCGTGCCCATGTGGCTGCTGTTTGAATCGGGCGTATTAGTGGGGCGCGTTATAGAACGCAATCGCCCGGATGAAACCTGA
- a CDS encoding cold-shock protein, translating to MSDQVEGTVKWFNDEKGFGFIEQEGGKDVFVHFSAINGNGRKTLHDGQKVTMTVTQGQKGPQAENVNPM from the coding sequence ATGTCTGATCAGGTTGAAGGCACTGTAAAGTGGTTTAACGACGAAAAAGGTTTTGGCTTTATCGAACAGGAAGGCGGAAAGGACGTATTCGTTCATTTCAGCGCCATCAACGGCAATGGCCGTAAAACGCTGCACGACGGCCAGAAAGTAACCATGACTGTTACCCAAGGTCAAAAGGGCCCACAGGCTGAGAACGTCAACCCGATGTAA
- the tatB gene encoding Sec-independent protein translocase protein TatB: MFDIGFFELLVVGIVGLLVIGPERLPETIRTLSLWVGRIKRSISSTKAELEQQLGTDDIRRQLHNESIMRELNASREEIERVLRDGYVEHEELPDHAHMDEPQKPATAAGEIGAPATPAPTQAGTKPAAEKQVEPQVESQATPKAQATSASDQQPSASTPPQDKA; the protein is encoded by the coding sequence ATGTTTGACATCGGTTTTTTTGAACTGCTGGTTGTGGGCATTGTGGGGCTGCTGGTTATTGGCCCCGAACGATTGCCGGAAACCATTCGCACGCTCAGCCTGTGGGTTGGGCGCATAAAGCGCAGCATTTCTTCCACCAAGGCCGAGCTTGAACAGCAACTGGGTACCGATGACATTCGCCGCCAATTGCATAACGAATCCATCATGCGCGAGCTCAACGCCAGCCGCGAAGAAATTGAGCGAGTACTGCGCGACGGCTACGTAGAGCACGAAGAGCTGCCCGATCACGCACACATGGATGAGCCCCAAAAACCGGCCACAGCCGCCGGGGAAATTGGCGCGCCCGCAACACCCGCCCCAACACAAGCCGGCACAAAACCTGCTGCAGAAAAGCAAGTAGAGCCGCAGGTAGAATCACAAGCAACACCCAAGGCCCAGGCCACATCGGCCAGCGACCAGCAGCCAAGTGCCAGCACCCCACCGCAGGACAAAGCATGA
- the hisI gene encoding phosphoribosyl-AMP cyclohydrolase codes for MSANFLDQVNFDSNGLVAAIAQDAGTGRILMMAWMNREALAATVESGEAVYFSRSRKQLWHKGESSGNTQKVKEIRLDCDGDMICLQIEQVGGIACHTGRESCLYRVLENGQWRTTDAVIKDPSEMYS; via the coding sequence ATGTCAGCCAACTTTCTAGACCAGGTAAATTTCGACAGCAACGGGCTGGTGGCCGCCATCGCCCAAGACGCCGGCACTGGGCGCATTTTGATGATGGCCTGGATGAATCGCGAAGCACTGGCCGCCACCGTAGAATCCGGTGAGGCTGTGTACTTCAGCCGTTCGCGCAAGCAGCTGTGGCACAAGGGCGAAAGCTCGGGCAACACCCAAAAGGTGAAAGAGATTCGGCTCGACTGTGATGGTGATATGATCTGCCTCCAGATTGAACAAGTCGGCGGCATTGCCTGCCATACTGGCCGCGAATCCTGCCTGTACCGGGTATTGGAAAACGGCCAGTGGCGCACCACCGATGCAGTGATTAAAGACCCGAGCGAGATGTATTCATGA
- a CDS encoding HD domain-containing phosphohydrolase, translating to MMKVHQGRILIVDDNAVNIVIVEKILRQDGFVHIDSTTDAKAVREMYLANRYDAILLDVHMPEMNGFEVMLELQQDQPEDYLPILVLTADHTPETRHLALSSGAKDFISKPFERVEVLFRVRNLVEVRMLHKAVLDSHENLEHKVRERTRQLYEAQIKLIECLGKAAEYRDNETGMHVVRMSHASALLAKRMGLSDDECEIILHASPMHDIGKIAIPDEVLLKEGKLTSKEWRTMKTHAEVGAEILGSYDSRLMEVAAIIAKTHHERWDGKGYPAGLKGEEIPLYTRIVSVCDVFDALTSNRPYKAAWPVSRALEYLQENSGSQFDPQVVEEFVSIIDQVLAIRQQFPDQKAEHAH from the coding sequence ATGATGAAAGTGCATCAAGGTCGAATTCTGATTGTTGACGACAACGCCGTGAACATTGTGATTGTGGAAAAGATTCTTCGCCAAGACGGCTTTGTGCACATAGATTCCACCACCGATGCCAAAGCCGTGCGCGAGATGTACCTGGCCAATCGCTATGATGCGATTTTGCTGGATGTGCACATGCCTGAAATGAATGGCTTTGAGGTGATGCTGGAACTGCAGCAAGATCAACCGGAAGACTATCTGCCCATACTGGTGCTCACTGCCGATCACACACCCGAAACCCGCCATCTGGCGCTGAGTTCGGGCGCGAAAGATTTCATCAGTAAGCCCTTTGAGCGAGTGGAAGTATTGTTCCGCGTGCGCAACCTCGTAGAAGTGCGCATGTTGCACAAGGCGGTGCTGGATTCCCACGAGAATCTGGAGCACAAAGTGCGCGAGCGCACGCGCCAGTTGTACGAGGCGCAAATCAAACTCATTGAGTGCCTGGGCAAGGCCGCCGAATACCGCGACAACGAAACCGGCATGCACGTGGTGCGCATGAGCCACGCCTCGGCACTGTTGGCCAAGCGCATGGGGTTGAGTGACGATGAGTGCGAAATTATTCTGCATGCAAGCCCCATGCACGATATTGGCAAAATCGCCATTCCCGATGAGGTGCTGCTAAAAGAAGGCAAGCTCACCAGCAAAGAGTGGCGAACCATGAAAACCCACGCCGAGGTGGGGGCTGAAATTCTGGGCAGCTACGATTCACGGTTAATGGAAGTGGCGGCCATTATTGCCAAAACCCATCACGAGCGCTGGGATGGCAAGGGCTACCCGGCGGGCCTTAAGGGTGAAGAAATTCCGCTCTACACACGCATTGTGAGCGTGTGCGATGTGTTTGATGCACTCACCTCCAACCGGCCCTACAAAGCTGCCTGGCCTGTGTCTCGGGCGCTGGAGTATTTGCAGGAAAACAGCGGCAGCCAATTTGACCCGCAAGTGGTGGAGGAGTTTGTGTCTATCATCGATCAGGTGCTGGCCATTCGCCAGCAATTTCCCGATCAGAAGGCCGAACACGCCCATTAA
- a CDS encoding DNA-3-methyladenine glycosylase I translates to MNNPRCNWCHGDALYEHYHDHEWGRPLKDEQTLFEFLVLEGAQAGLSWITVLRKRAHYRKVFDGFNPEKIARYSPQKIEQLLQDPGIIRNRLKVNSAVKNARAWLDMKEAGQSPVAFFWDFVDGRPIQNNLRSMSELPASTALSDQLSKALKQAGFNFVGSTICYAHMQATGMVNDHLVSCPAHAECKALGEAFSL, encoded by the coding sequence ATGAATAATCCACGCTGCAACTGGTGCCACGGCGACGCGCTGTATGAGCACTACCACGACCACGAGTGGGGCCGCCCGCTCAAAGACGAGCAAACCCTGTTTGAGTTTTTGGTGCTGGAAGGTGCGCAGGCCGGGCTTAGCTGGATTACTGTGCTACGCAAGCGTGCGCACTACCGCAAGGTATTTGACGGTTTCAACCCAGAGAAAATTGCCCGCTACAGCCCCCAAAAAATCGAACAACTACTGCAAGACCCGGGCATTATCCGCAATCGCCTGAAAGTAAACAGCGCCGTAAAAAACGCCCGCGCCTGGCTGGATATGAAAGAAGCAGGCCAGAGCCCGGTGGCCTTTTTTTGGGATTTTGTGGATGGGCGCCCCATTCAAAACAACCTGCGCTCCATGAGCGAGCTGCCGGCCAGCACCGCGCTTTCAGACCAGCTCAGTAAAGCCCTAAAGCAAGCCGGCTTTAACTTTGTGGGCTCTACCATTTGCTACGCCCACATGCAGGCCACCGGCATGGTGAACGATCACCTGGTCAGCTGCCCGGCACACGCCGAATGCAAAGCACTTGGCGAGGCATTCAGCCTGTAA
- a CDS encoding phosphoribosyl-ATP diphosphatase, which translates to MSDVLTQLTAVLEARKTAPAESSYVASLHAKGLNKILEKVGEESVEAIIAAKDAVHTGNKDELIYETADLWFHTLVMLSHLNLTADDVLQELSRRFDLSGLVEKANRRKD; encoded by the coding sequence ATGAGCGATGTACTCACCCAGCTGACGGCTGTGCTGGAAGCCCGCAAAACCGCACCGGCAGAGAGCTCCTACGTAGCCTCGCTGCACGCCAAGGGGTTAAACAAAATTCTGGAAAAGGTGGGCGAGGAGTCTGTAGAGGCTATTATTGCTGCTAAAGACGCCGTGCACACCGGCAACAAAGACGAGCTGATCTACGAAACTGCCGATTTGTGGTTTCACACCCTGGTGATGCTCTCGCATTTAAATTTAACGGCGGATGACGTTTTACAGGAACTCAGCCGCCGCTTCGACCTTTCCGGGCTGGTTGAAAAAGCCAACCGCAGAAAAGACTAG
- a CDS encoding alpha/beta fold hydrolase, translating into MHQAYPDIRPFARNTLAVNGHQIYVEQAGQPTGVPLLFLHDGPGLGCHGADRRLFDPQRFHMILPDQRGCGRSRPHLALADNRREQLCDDMVALREQLGIEQWVVVGVGWGGLLALTLALREPERIQHLLLIGTGLGRRQELEWLFEEGAPQVFPEAYRHLCKALRVTEGLSAGELLARATDMFQSDNEIERMALARHWGQWMSQCAGLKPQTDLQKAYLEPPVVLAHACLQAAYMQRQWDFDQPAGVLPHLGALQSHGITCVHGRFDMISPLSGVWHLQGVLPDMKIHIVREAGHSVREAAMLDAVVKAQADIAGACNAPPPDCG; encoded by the coding sequence ATGCATCAGGCCTACCCTGATATTCGCCCCTTCGCCCGCAACACACTCGCCGTTAACGGGCATCAAATATATGTTGAGCAGGCCGGCCAGCCCACGGGCGTGCCGCTGCTGTTTTTACACGATGGCCCGGGCCTCGGCTGCCATGGGGCCGACCGTCGGCTCTTCGACCCGCAGCGCTTTCACATGATATTGCCAGACCAGCGCGGTTGTGGCCGTTCGCGCCCGCACCTGGCCCTGGCCGATAATCGCCGCGAGCAGTTGTGCGACGACATGGTGGCCTTGCGCGAACAGCTAGGCATAGAGCAATGGGTGGTGGTGGGTGTTGGTTGGGGCGGCCTGCTGGCGCTCACACTGGCGCTGCGCGAGCCAGAGCGGATTCAACATCTGCTGCTTATAGGAACCGGGCTTGGCCGCCGGCAGGAGCTTGAGTGGCTGTTTGAAGAGGGCGCGCCACAGGTGTTTCCCGAGGCCTACCGGCACCTGTGCAAGGCCTTGCGGGTCACCGAAGGTTTGAGTGCGGGTGAACTCCTGGCGCGCGCCACCGACATGTTCCAGTCAGACAACGAAATCGAGCGCATGGCACTGGCGCGCCACTGGGGCCAGTGGATGTCGCAATGTGCGGGCTTAAAGCCCCAAACCGATTTGCAGAAGGCCTATCTTGAGCCGCCGGTGGTGCTGGCCCATGCCTGCCTGCAGGCCGCTTACATGCAGCGCCAGTGGGATTTTGATCAGCCCGCCGGTGTGTTGCCACACCTTGGCGCCCTGCAATCGCACGGCATTACCTGTGTGCACGGGCGCTTCGACATGATCTCGCCACTTTCAGGTGTGTGGCACCTGCAGGGGGTGCTGCCAGACATGAAAATCCACATAGTACGCGAGGCCGGCCATTCAGTGCGCGAGGCCGCCATGCTGGATGCAGTGGTGAAGGCCCAGGCCGATATCGCCGGTGCCTGCAATGCGCCGCCCCCCGATTGCGGCTAG
- a CDS encoding cobyric acid synthase, translating into MAKTLMVQGTTSDAGKTTLVAALGRLLAREGRKVAPFKPQNMALNSAVTEDGGEIGRGQAVQAQACGVAPHTDMNPILLKPATDTGAQVIVHGRALSQMEAGAFHDYKKVAMQAVLESYRRLASAYEFIVVEGAGSPAEINLREGDIANMGFAEAVDCPVIIIADIDKGGVFAHLVGTLALLSESEQARVRGFVINRFRGDISLLQPGLDWLEQRTGLPVLGVIPYLEQLHIAAEDALTSSATGKEGARLRVKVPVWQRISNHTDFDPLRLHPQVDFEFVGPGRELAGADLIVLPGTKNTRADLAFMRAQGWDQQLVRHLRYGGKVLGICGGLQMLGRDIHDPEAIEGPAGSSAGLGLLPISTTMAPEKTLTNVCGHLHLPGRPPAVITGYEIHAGRTTGPAPSLIALGQYSDGYLSEDEQIAGTYLHGLFDAPEALSAWLHWAGTGEVAAFDHGLRVEQDLDRLADAVAAHLDWARVKACFG; encoded by the coding sequence ATGGCGAAGACATTAATGGTGCAAGGCACCACCTCCGATGCGGGCAAAACCACCTTGGTGGCCGCACTCGGGCGCCTGCTGGCCCGTGAGGGGCGAAAGGTGGCGCCCTTTAAGCCGCAAAACATGGCACTTAATTCTGCGGTAACCGAAGACGGCGGCGAGATTGGCCGTGGCCAGGCGGTGCAGGCGCAGGCCTGCGGCGTGGCGCCCCACACAGACATGAACCCCATATTGCTAAAGCCCGCCACTGATACGGGCGCGCAAGTTATTGTGCACGGGCGCGCGCTCTCGCAAATGGAGGCCGGCGCCTTTCACGACTACAAAAAAGTGGCCATGCAGGCGGTGCTCGAATCCTACCGGCGGCTCGCATCGGCCTATGAATTTATTGTGGTTGAGGGCGCCGGCAGCCCCGCGGAAATTAACTTGCGCGAGGGCGATATTGCCAACATGGGTTTTGCCGAGGCCGTGGACTGCCCGGTGATCATCATTGCCGATATCGACAAGGGCGGCGTTTTTGCGCACTTGGTGGGCACCTTGGCGCTCTTGTCGGAATCTGAGCAGGCGCGGGTGCGGGGCTTTGTGATCAACCGTTTTCGCGGTGATATTTCGCTCTTGCAGCCGGGGCTTGATTGGCTGGAGCAACGCACAGGCCTGCCGGTGTTGGGGGTGATTCCCTATCTGGAGCAGCTGCACATTGCCGCCGAAGATGCGCTCACCAGCAGTGCAACAGGTAAAGAGGGCGCGCGTTTGCGGGTGAAAGTACCTGTGTGGCAACGGATCAGCAATCACACAGATTTCGACCCCTTGCGGCTGCACCCACAGGTAGATTTCGAATTTGTAGGCCCGGGTAGGGAGCTGGCGGGTGCCGACTTGATTGTGTTGCCCGGCACCAAAAACACCCGCGCCGATTTGGCCTTCATGCGCGCCCAAGGCTGGGATCAACAGCTGGTTCGCCACTTGCGCTACGGCGGCAAGGTGCTGGGTATTTGTGGTGGCTTGCAGATGTTGGGGCGCGATATTCACGACCCAGAGGCCATTGAAGGCCCGGCGGGCAGCTCTGCGGGCTTGGGCCTGCTGCCCATCAGCACCACCATGGCGCCCGAGAAAACCCTCACCAATGTGTGCGGGCATTTGCACCTGCCGGGGCGCCCACCGGCGGTTATTACGGGCTATGAAATTCACGCAGGCCGCACCACTGGCCCCGCCCCCTCGCTTATTGCCCTCGGCCAATACAGCGATGGCTACCTGAGTGAAGATGAGCAGATAGCGGGCACTTACTTACATGGGTTGTTTGATGCCCCCGAGGCCCTGAGCGCGTGGCTCCACTGGGCCGGCACAGGTGAGGTGGCAGCCTTCGATCATGGGCTGCGCGTAGAGCAAGATCTAGACAGGCTTGCCGATGCGGTGGCAGCCCATCTGGATTGGGCGCGGGTAAAGGCCTGCTTTGGCTAG